A part of Pararhizobium sp. A13 genomic DNA contains:
- a CDS encoding adenylate/guanylate cyclase domain-containing protein, producing MKVASSRTRKRLHLLTGACLGLFLLTHFSNHALGLVSVEAMEKMRWGFNLFWRSWPGTILLYGSLLVHFLLALESLYRRQTLRMPVREALKIIFGLSFPFLIVGHVVSTRVEWMLTGSGDGYYEMLPILWSSTFAATRQSLALVLAWSHGCLGAWFWMRGRSWYPRYFLFFYSFAVLVPLLALLGFAVAARSLEGALPSDAWFMVHRTQPEILGQIRLSIIAGLLAMIGGTLILRAIPVRGKVKITYPDRAISVAKGFSVLEASRAAGIPHISICGGRGRCSTCRVRVTEGLDRLPPPNEAERATLTRIRAPDDVRLACQLRPNHNLSIAPILGADNIGLKAQPSEQEAAGRERRIAVLFCDLRDFTLLAQKQLPFDTVFLLNRYFETIGEAVEGSGGVIDKFIGDGALAIFGLSNNIEEACAQALAATVRIASGVDVLNRSFMSELDKPLRVAMGMHAGPAIIGQIGYGKASSLTAVGDTINAASRLEGFAKEYDAQLAVSADVVRYAGLTVDDRESYNISIRGRAGTLETLIVQNAAEIEVMMEAGKRQRETQN from the coding sequence TTGAAGGTCGCCTCATCTAGAACGCGCAAAAGGCTGCATCTGCTGACAGGCGCTTGCCTGGGATTGTTCCTGCTGACCCATTTTTCCAATCACGCCCTCGGCCTCGTTTCGGTCGAGGCGATGGAAAAAATGCGTTGGGGTTTCAACCTGTTCTGGCGGAGCTGGCCCGGCACGATTCTGCTTTACGGGTCGCTGCTTGTCCATTTCCTGCTGGCGCTCGAAAGCCTGTACCGCCGGCAAACCTTGCGCATGCCTGTCCGCGAGGCGCTGAAGATCATCTTCGGGCTTTCGTTTCCCTTCCTCATCGTCGGCCATGTGGTCAGCACCCGCGTCGAATGGATGCTGACGGGCTCTGGCGACGGCTACTACGAGATGCTGCCGATACTCTGGTCGAGCACTTTTGCCGCCACACGGCAATCGCTTGCCCTCGTTCTCGCCTGGTCGCATGGCTGCCTCGGCGCATGGTTCTGGATGCGCGGTCGCAGCTGGTATCCACGTTATTTCCTGTTTTTCTATTCCTTCGCTGTCCTCGTTCCGCTGCTGGCGCTGCTCGGTTTCGCCGTCGCGGCACGGTCACTGGAGGGCGCGCTGCCGTCCGATGCATGGTTCATGGTGCACCGCACTCAGCCGGAAATCCTCGGACAAATCCGGCTCTCCATCATTGCTGGCCTGTTGGCAATGATTGGCGGAACGCTGATCCTGCGTGCAATTCCGGTGCGGGGAAAGGTCAAGATCACCTATCCCGACCGCGCCATCTCGGTCGCGAAGGGCTTTAGCGTGCTTGAGGCGAGCCGCGCCGCAGGCATACCGCATATCTCGATCTGCGGCGGCCGCGGCCGCTGCTCGACCTGTCGCGTGAGGGTAACCGAGGGCCTGGATCGGCTGCCGCCGCCAAACGAGGCCGAGAGGGCAACGCTCACGCGTATCCGCGCGCCCGACGATGTCCGCCTCGCCTGCCAGCTGCGGCCGAACCACAACCTGTCGATCGCGCCCATTCTCGGAGCCGACAATATCGGCCTCAAGGCACAGCCAAGCGAGCAGGAAGCAGCCGGACGTGAGCGCCGCATTGCCGTGCTGTTCTGCGACCTGCGCGACTTCACCCTGCTTGCCCAGAAGCAATTGCCGTTCGATACCGTCTTCCTGCTCAACCGCTATTTCGAAACCATCGGCGAGGCTGTCGAAGGATCGGGCGGCGTGATCGACAAGTTCATTGGTGACGGCGCGCTGGCGATCTTCGGGCTGAGCAACAACATCGAGGAAGCCTGCGCCCAGGCACTGGCCGCGACCGTTCGCATCGCCAGCGGCGTCGATGTGCTCAACCGCAGTTTCATGAGCGAACTGGACAAGCCGCTGCGCGTCGCCATGGGCATGCACGCCGGACCCGCGATCATCGGTCAGATCGGCTATGGCAAGGCCTCGTCGCTGACCGCGGTCGGCGACACCATCAACGCCGCGAGCCGACTGGAAGGGTTTGCCAAGGAATACGATGCGCAGTTGGCCGTTTCCGCCGACGTCGTGCGCTATGCCGGGCTCACGGTCGATGACCGCGAGAGCTACAACATCTCCATTCGCGGCCGCGCGGGCACACTCGAAACGCTGATTGTCCAGAATGCGGCGGAGATCGAAGTCATGATGGAGGCCGGGAAGCGCCAGAGAGAGACACAGAACTGA
- a CDS encoding TetR family transcriptional regulator C-terminal domain-containing protein, which produces MVLPRAARTQRRTRIQEEKEELILEAALDVFATHGFRGSTIDQIADVAGMSKPNLLYYFRTKEAMHRALIDRVLDSWLDPLREFDAEGNPVSEIRSYIRRKLEMARDFPRESRLFANEILQGAPHIEDELKGPLKTLVDEKVEVIQAWAKAGKIAKCDPYHLIFAIWSTTQHYADFDVQVRGVLGEERSGDGRFEDAARFLEQLFVSGLEIKEGSA; this is translated from the coding sequence ATGGTACTTCCGAGGGCAGCCCGAACACAAAGGCGAACCCGCATCCAGGAGGAGAAGGAAGAACTGATTCTGGAGGCGGCGCTGGACGTGTTCGCCACCCACGGCTTTCGCGGCAGCACCATCGATCAGATCGCCGATGTGGCGGGCATGTCGAAGCCGAACCTGCTCTATTATTTCCGCACCAAGGAAGCGATGCACCGGGCACTGATCGACCGGGTGCTCGACAGCTGGCTCGATCCGCTGCGCGAGTTCGATGCCGAGGGAAATCCGGTCTCCGAGATTCGCAGCTACATCCGCCGCAAGCTGGAAATGGCCCGCGACTTTCCGCGCGAGAGCAGGCTGTTCGCAAACGAAATCCTCCAGGGTGCGCCGCATATCGAGGACGAGTTGAAGGGGCCATTGAAGACGCTGGTGGATGAGAAGGTGGAGGTCATCCAGGCCTGGGCAAAGGCCGGAAAGATCGCCAAATGTGATCCCTACCACCTGATCTTTGCCATCTGGTCGACGACACAGCATTATGCCGATTTCGATGTGCAGGTGCGCGGCGTGCTTGGGGAGGAGCGCTCAGGCGACGGACGATTTGAAGACGCCGCACGGTTTCTCGAGCAGTTGTTCGTGAGCGGCCTGGAAATCAAGGAGGGGAGCGCTTAA
- a CDS encoding Zn-dependent hydrolase has product MVAAPGENMRVNADRLWDSLMDMAKIGPGIAGGNNRQTLTDEDGEGRKLFRTWCEDAGLTIGVDRMGTMFATRPGTDPDALPVYVGSHLDTQPTGGKYDGVLGVLGALEVVRTMNDLGIKTKHPIVVTNWTNEEGARFAPAMLASGVFAGVHTLDYAYDRKDPDGKTFGDELKRIGWLGDEEVGARKMHAYFEYHIEQGPILEAEEKTIGVVTHCQGLWWLEFTLTGREAHTGSTPMNMRVNAGLAMARIIEMVQAVAMENQPGAVGGVGQVFFSPNSRNVLPGKVVFTVDIRSPDKAKLDRMRAKIEAEAPKITEPLGVGCSIEAIGHFAPVTFDPTLVTAVRTAAEKLGYSHMNLISGAGHDACWAAKVAPATMVMCPCVGGLSHNEAEDISKEWASAGCDVLFHAVVETAGIVE; this is encoded by the coding sequence ATGGTAGCAGCACCGGGCGAGAACATGCGTGTCAATGCGGACCGTCTTTGGGATTCGCTGATGGACATGGCGAAGATCGGCCCCGGCATTGCCGGCGGCAACAACCGCCAGACGCTGACGGACGAAGACGGCGAAGGCCGCAAGCTCTTTCGGACCTGGTGCGAAGACGCCGGCTTGACCATCGGCGTCGACAGGATGGGCACGATGTTTGCCACCCGTCCCGGCACCGATCCTGACGCCCTGCCTGTCTATGTCGGCTCCCATCTCGACACGCAGCCGACCGGCGGCAAATATGACGGCGTGCTTGGCGTGCTCGGCGCGCTCGAAGTCGTCCGCACAATGAACGATCTCGGCATCAAGACGAAGCACCCGATCGTCGTCACCAACTGGACCAACGAGGAAGGCGCGCGTTTTGCCCCCGCCATGCTTGCCTCCGGCGTTTTTGCCGGTGTCCATACGCTCGACTACGCCTATGACCGCAAGGACCCGGACGGCAAGACCTTCGGCGACGAGTTGAAGCGCATCGGCTGGCTGGGTGACGAAGAGGTCGGCGCGCGCAAGATGCACGCCTATTTCGAATATCATATCGAGCAGGGTCCGATCCTCGAAGCCGAGGAAAAGACCATCGGCGTCGTCACCCACTGTCAGGGCCTCTGGTGGCTGGAATTCACGCTGACGGGGCGCGAAGCGCATACCGGCTCGACACCGATGAACATGCGCGTCAACGCCGGCCTTGCCATGGCGCGCATCATCGAAATGGTTCAGGCTGTCGCTATGGAAAACCAGCCGGGCGCCGTCGGCGGGGTCGGCCAGGTGTTCTTCTCGCCCAACTCCCGCAACGTGCTGCCCGGCAAGGTCGTTTTCACCGTCGATATCCGCTCGCCGGACAAGGCGAAACTCGACCGCATGCGTGCGAAAATCGAGGCAGAGGCGCCGAAGATCACCGAGCCTCTTGGTGTCGGCTGTTCCATCGAGGCGATCGGCCATTTCGCGCCGGTCACCTTTGATCCGACGCTCGTCACGGCGGTACGCACCGCCGCCGAAAAGCTCGGCTACAGCCACATGAACCTCATCTCCGGCGCCGGCCACGATGCCTGCTGGGCCGCCAAGGTCGCGCCCGCCACCATGGTCATGTGCCCCTGCGTCGGCGGCCTTAGCCACAACGAGGCGGAAGACATCTCGAAGGAATGGGCATCGGCCGGCTGCGATGTGTTGTTCCATGCGGTCGTCGAGACGGCGGGGATTGTGGAGTGA
- the hydA gene encoding dihydropyrimidinase, translated as MSTVIKGGTIVTADLTYKADVKVDGGKIVEIGPNLSGDETLDATGCYVMPGGIDPHTHLEMPFMGTYSSDDFESGTRAALSGGTTMVVDFALPSPGQSLLEALTMWDNKTSRANCDFSFHMAITWWSEQVFNEMETIVKDKGINTFKHFMAYKGALMVDDDEMFSSFQRCAALGALPLVHAENGDVVAQMQAKLLAAGNNGPEAHAYSRPAEVEGEATNRAIMIADMAGAPVYIVHTSCEQAHEAIRRARQKGMRVYGEPLIQHLTLDESEYANPDWDHAARRVMSPPFRNKQHQDSLWAGLAAGSLQVVATDHCAFTTTQKRFGIDDFTKIPNGTGGLEDRMPMLWTHGVATGRITMNEFVAVTSTNIAKILNMYPKKGAILVGTDADIVVWDPKRSKTISAASQQSSIDYNVFEGKQVTGLPRYTLTGGVVAIEESTIKTREGQGKFIGREPFTAVNKALSTWKEITAPRKVQRTGIPASGV; from the coding sequence ATGAGCACAGTCATCAAGGGTGGAACGATCGTCACCGCCGACCTCACCTACAAGGCCGACGTCAAGGTGGATGGTGGCAAGATCGTCGAAATCGGGCCGAATCTCTCCGGCGACGAGACGCTGGACGCCACGGGCTGTTATGTCATGCCGGGCGGCATCGATCCGCACACCCATCTCGAAATGCCCTTCATGGGCACCTATTCCTCCGACGATTTCGAAAGCGGCACGCGCGCGGCCCTCTCCGGCGGCACGACCATGGTCGTCGATTTCGCGCTCCCCTCGCCCGGCCAATCGCTGCTCGAAGCGCTGACCATGTGGGACAACAAGACCTCGCGGGCCAATTGCGACTTCTCCTTCCACATGGCGATCACCTGGTGGAGCGAGCAGGTGTTCAACGAGATGGAGACGATCGTCAAGGACAAGGGCATCAACACCTTCAAGCACTTCATGGCCTACAAGGGTGCGCTGATGGTGGATGATGACGAGATGTTTTCCTCCTTCCAGCGCTGCGCCGCCCTCGGCGCTCTGCCGCTCGTCCATGCCGAAAACGGCGACGTCGTCGCACAAATGCAGGCAAAGCTGCTCGCCGCTGGCAATAACGGCCCTGAGGCGCATGCCTATTCCCGCCCCGCCGAAGTCGAAGGCGAGGCCACCAACCGGGCGATCATGATCGCAGACATGGCCGGCGCACCGGTCTATATCGTGCACACCTCCTGCGAGCAGGCGCACGAAGCCATCCGCCGCGCGCGCCAAAAGGGCATGCGCGTCTATGGCGAACCGCTGATCCAGCATCTGACGCTCGACGAGAGCGAATATGCCAATCCCGATTGGGACCACGCCGCCCGTCGCGTCATGTCGCCCCCCTTCCGCAACAAGCAGCATCAGGACTCGCTCTGGGCCGGCCTTGCCGCAGGCTCCCTACAGGTGGTCGCGACCGATCACTGCGCCTTCACAACAACACAAAAGCGCTTCGGCATCGACGATTTCACCAAGATCCCGAACGGCACCGGCGGGCTTGAAGACCGCATGCCGATGCTCTGGACCCATGGCGTCGCCACCGGTCGTATCACCATGAATGAGTTCGTCGCCGTCACCTCGACGAACATCGCCAAGATCCTCAACATGTACCCGAAAAAGGGTGCGATCCTGGTCGGTACCGATGCCGACATCGTCGTCTGGGACCCGAAGCGTTCGAAGACGATCTCGGCCGCCAGCCAGCAATCGTCGATCGACTACAATGTCTTCGAGGGTAAACAGGTGACCGGCCTGCCGCGCTACACCCTGACCGGCGGCGTGGTGGCGATCGAGGAATCGACGATCAAGACCCGCGAAGGCCAGGGCAAGTTCATCGGCCGTGAACCCTTTACCGCCGTCAACAAGGCGCTTTCTACGTGGAAGGAAATCACCGCACCGCGCAAAGTCCAGCGCACCGGCATTCCGGCAAGTGGCGTATAA
- a CDS encoding cupin domain-containing protein, whose product MLQSSRPTCRIVRPGQTYDGKQGLNYFEGISAEAVGSTGICMHLLTIPPGGRAKAHLHESHETAIYVLSGEAHTWYGDRLEHHAIVRAGEMFYIPAGVPHLPANLSDQPCSAVIARTDPKEQESVVLLPELDGVVPA is encoded by the coding sequence ATGTTGCAATCATCAAGACCGACCTGCCGGATCGTCCGCCCCGGTCAGACCTATGACGGCAAGCAGGGGCTCAACTATTTCGAAGGCATTTCCGCCGAAGCGGTCGGTTCGACCGGCATCTGCATGCATCTTCTGACGATCCCGCCGGGCGGCCGGGCCAAGGCTCATCTGCACGAAAGCCACGAGACGGCGATCTACGTGCTGTCGGGAGAGGCGCACACCTGGTACGGCGACCGGCTGGAACACCACGCCATCGTGCGCGCCGGCGAGATGTTCTACATCCCGGCCGGCGTTCCGCATCTGCCGGCCAATCTGTCGGACCAGCCCTGTTCGGCGGTCATTGCGCGGACAGATCCGAAGGAGCAGGAGAGCGTCGTGCTTTTGCCGGAATTGGACGGGGTGGTTCCGGCTTGA
- a CDS encoding ABC transporter ATP-binding protein, producing the protein MTITPASVVSARNLGLTFETNDGPVNALTGVNLDVNKGDFVSFIGPSGCGKTTFLRVIADLEKPTSGTITVNGTTPEDARKNRSYGYVFQAAALYPWRTIEKNIALPLEIMGYSAADQKARIERTLDLVNLTGFGKKFPWQLSGGMQQRASIARALAFDADLLLMDEPFGALDEIVRDHLNEQLLKLWDRTNKTICFVTHSIPEAVYLSTKIVVMSPRPGRVTDVIESTLPKERPLDIRETPEFLEIASRVREGLRAGHSYDE; encoded by the coding sequence ATGACAATCACACCAGCATCCGTCGTCTCGGCCCGTAATCTCGGCCTAACCTTCGAGACCAATGACGGCCCCGTCAATGCGCTGACCGGCGTCAATCTCGACGTCAACAAGGGCGATTTCGTCTCCTTCATCGGCCCCTCGGGCTGCGGCAAGACGACCTTCCTGCGCGTCATCGCCGATCTGGAAAAGCCGACGTCCGGCACGATCACCGTCAACGGCACGACACCGGAAGACGCCCGCAAGAACCGCTCCTACGGTTACGTCTTCCAGGCGGCTGCCCTTTATCCCTGGCGTACCATCGAAAAGAACATCGCCCTGCCGCTCGAAATCATGGGTTATAGTGCCGCGGACCAGAAAGCCAGGATCGAGCGCACGCTGGATCTCGTCAATCTGACAGGCTTCGGCAAGAAGTTCCCCTGGCAGCTTTCCGGCGGCATGCAACAGCGCGCTTCGATCGCCCGCGCGCTCGCGTTTGATGCCGACCTGCTGTTGATGGACGAACCTTTCGGCGCGCTGGACGAAATCGTCCGCGATCATCTGAACGAGCAATTGCTGAAGCTCTGGGACCGCACGAACAAGACCATCTGTTTCGTCACCCACTCCATTCCCGAAGCCGTCTATCTTTCCACCAAGATCGTTGTCATGAGCCCCCGCCCCGGCCGCGTCACCGACGTCATCGAGTCCACCCTTCCCAAGGAGCGCCCGCTCGATATCCGCGAAACGCCGGAGTTTCTGGAGATCGCCAGCCGGGTGCGCGAAGGCTTGAGAGCGGGGCATAGTTATGACGAGTAG
- a CDS encoding endonuclease domain-containing protein: MTEPAFLFQHPATDKAAVATTRWNTTSSYVHARHSPNCVSGAAGAAGLPLPLVGRVVSEANREGSFLPHSNIDPRTRTRAKKLRTELTEAEAAMWNMLRDFRARGARFRRETPIGPYIADFAWLSARIVVEVDGDSHETLSGRKHDIRRDNFLKSQGFTVHRFDNAQVIDGPEFVFLTIEQAIAGSLKKEPSQ, encoded by the coding sequence TTGACCGAGCCAGCCTTCCTCTTCCAGCATCCCGCAACAGACAAGGCTGCTGTAGCCACTACCCGTTGGAATACGACATCGAGCTATGTCCACGCGCGTCATTCACCGAATTGCGTTTCTGGCGCAGCGGGCGCCGCGGGTCTTCCCCTCCCCCTTGTGGGGAGGGTGGTGAGCGAAGCGAACCGGGAGGGGTCTTTCTTGCCTCACTCGAATATCGACCCAAGGACCCGAACCAGGGCAAAGAAGCTTCGCACCGAACTGACCGAGGCCGAAGCGGCGATGTGGAACATGCTGCGAGACTTTCGCGCGCGCGGCGCGCGTTTCAGGCGGGAAACGCCAATTGGACCGTATATCGCGGATTTCGCCTGGCTATCCGCTCGCATCGTCGTCGAGGTAGACGGCGATAGCCACGAGACCTTGTCCGGAAGAAAGCATGATATCCGCCGCGACAATTTCCTGAAAAGCCAGGGTTTTACTGTCCATCGTTTCGACAATGCTCAAGTGATCGACGGCCCGGAATTCGTTTTCCTGACGATCGAGCAAGCGATCGCGGGCTCGCTGAAGAAGGAGCCGAGCCAATGA
- a CDS encoding ABC transporter permease, producing MEKPNFFNDRIMPVGAILLALLVVWYIAVIFLNAPFERDTAARAGTPITFSEILPKTMFQQRPVLPAPHQVIAEIWDTTVNKPITSKRSLVYHAWITLSATLLGFGIGTLLGILLAVGIVHNRAMDRSLMPWVIASQTIPILAIAPMIIVVLNAVGIAGLLPKALISTYLSFFPIVVGMVKGLRSPEQIQLDLMHTYYASPSQTFWKLRWPASMPYLFTSLKVAIAISLVGAIVGELPTGAVSGLGARLLAGSYYGQTVQIWSALFMAAALAATLVIIVGLAHTAVLKRMGIKP from the coding sequence ATGGAGAAGCCCAACTTTTTCAACGACAGGATCATGCCGGTGGGGGCCATCCTGCTTGCCCTGCTGGTCGTCTGGTATATCGCCGTCATCTTCCTCAATGCGCCGTTCGAGCGCGATACCGCCGCACGCGCCGGAACACCGATCACCTTCTCGGAAATCCTGCCGAAAACGATGTTCCAGCAACGGCCTGTTCTCCCCGCCCCCCATCAGGTGATCGCAGAAATCTGGGACACGACCGTCAACAAGCCGATCACGTCGAAGCGCAGCCTCGTCTACCACGCCTGGATCACACTGTCGGCGACGCTGCTCGGCTTCGGCATCGGCACCCTGCTCGGCATTCTTCTCGCTGTCGGCATCGTCCACAACCGGGCGATGGATCGCTCGCTGATGCCCTGGGTCATCGCCAGCCAGACCATTCCCATCCTTGCTATCGCACCGATGATCATCGTCGTGCTGAATGCGGTCGGCATTGCCGGTCTGTTGCCGAAGGCGCTGATCTCCACCTATCTCAGCTTCTTCCCGATCGTCGTCGGCATGGTGAAGGGGCTTCGAAGCCCCGAACAGATCCAGCTCGACCTGATGCATACCTACTACGCGAGTCCGTCCCAGACATTCTGGAAGCTGCGCTGGCCGGCGTCCATGCCCTATCTGTTCACCTCGCTGAAGGTCGCCATCGCCATTTCGCTCGTCGGCGCGATCGTCGGCGAACTGCCGACGGGTGCCGTATCCGGCCTCGGTGCCCGCCTGCTTGCCGGCTCCTATTATGGCCAGACCGTACAGATCTGGTCGGCGCTGTTCATGGCGGCGGCCCTGGCTGCAACGCTGGTGATCATCGTTGGCCTTGCCCACACCGCCGTCCTCAAGCGCATGGGGATCAAGCCATGA
- a CDS encoding ABC transporter permease: MNSGLLIGALAFWLVAWAINEWLVRRKFANRTAARAARLAVPLIFGITILVLWEGLVRGLNVPSVLLPPPSMIWARLINSLPTLWADFRQTFLKAVITGYALGCGLGFLVAITIDRSPFLQKGLLPLGNFVSALPVIGVAPIMVMWFGFDWQSKVAVVVIMTFFPMLVNTVSGLAATSSMERDLMRTYAASWFQRLIKLRLPAAWPFIFNALKINSTLALIGAIVAEFFGTPIVGMGFRISTEVGRMNVDMVWAEIAVAAVAGSAFYGVVALIERAVTFWHPSVRGGQA; encoded by the coding sequence ATGAATTCCGGTCTTCTCATCGGCGCCCTCGCCTTCTGGCTCGTTGCCTGGGCCATCAACGAATGGCTCGTTCGCCGGAAGTTTGCAAATCGAACCGCAGCGCGGGCCGCAAGGCTCGCCGTGCCGCTGATTTTCGGCATCACCATTCTCGTGCTCTGGGAAGGCCTCGTGCGCGGGCTGAACGTACCCTCCGTTCTGCTGCCGCCGCCATCGATGATCTGGGCGCGGCTGATCAACTCGCTGCCGACGCTCTGGGCCGATTTCCGCCAGACGTTCCTGAAGGCCGTTATCACCGGCTATGCACTCGGCTGCGGCCTCGGCTTCCTCGTTGCGATTACCATCGACCGTTCGCCTTTCCTGCAAAAGGGCCTGCTGCCGCTTGGCAATTTCGTTTCCGCCCTGCCCGTCATCGGCGTTGCGCCAATCATGGTCATGTGGTTCGGTTTCGACTGGCAGTCGAAGGTGGCGGTCGTTGTGATCATGACCTTCTTCCCCATGCTGGTGAATACCGTGTCCGGGCTTGCGGCGACGAGTTCGATGGAGCGGGACCTCATGCGCACCTATGCGGCAAGCTGGTTCCAGAGATTGATCAAGCTTCGGCTGCCGGCGGCATGGCCTTTCATCTTCAATGCGCTCAAGATCAATTCCACGCTCGCGCTGATCGGTGCCATCGTCGCCGAATTCTTCGGCACCCCGATCGTCGGCATGGGGTTCCGGATCTCCACGGAAGTGGGGCGCATGAATGTCGACATGGTTTGGGCAGAAATCGCCGTCGCGGCGGTGGCTGGCTCCGCGTTTTACGGGGTGGTGGCACTCATCGAGCGCGCCGTCACGTTCTGGCACCCGTCTGTCCGTGGTGGACAGGCGTAA
- a CDS encoding ABC transporter substrate-binding protein — protein sequence MKTRLASLLLASAFSLSAFQAIAADKVVLQLKWVTQAQFAGYYVAKDKGFYEEEGLDVEIKPGGPDIAPPQVIAGGGADVVVDWMPSALATREKGVALVNIAQPFKSSGMMLTCLKESGVATPADFKGKTLGVWFFGNEYPFLSWMSQLGLKTDGGPDGVTVLKQGFNVDPLIQKQAACISTMTYNEYWQVIDAGIKPEDLVTFKYEDQGVATLEDGLYALEDKLKDPAFKEKMVKFVRASMKGWKYAEANPDEAAGIVLENDATGAQTEEHQKRMMGEIAKLTAGSNGALDEADFKRTVASLLKGGSDPVITKEPVGAFTHEITDAALK from the coding sequence ATGAAGACAAGACTTGCATCTCTGCTGCTGGCAAGCGCTTTTTCGCTGTCCGCATTCCAGGCGATCGCCGCCGACAAGGTGGTGTTGCAGTTGAAATGGGTCACCCAGGCCCAGTTCGCCGGCTACTATGTTGCCAAGGACAAGGGCTTCTACGAAGAGGAAGGCCTCGACGTCGAGATCAAGCCGGGCGGCCCGGATATCGCGCCTCCCCAAGTGATCGCCGGCGGCGGCGCCGACGTCGTCGTTGACTGGATGCCGTCGGCGCTTGCGACCCGCGAGAAGGGTGTCGCTCTCGTCAATATCGCGCAGCCGTTCAAGTCTTCCGGCATGATGCTGACCTGCCTGAAGGAATCCGGCGTCGCCACGCCTGCTGATTTCAAGGGCAAGACACTCGGCGTCTGGTTCTTCGGCAACGAATATCCGTTCCTCTCCTGGATGAGCCAGCTTGGCCTCAAGACCGATGGCGGCCCGGATGGCGTCACGGTCCTGAAGCAGGGCTTCAACGTCGATCCGCTGATCCAGAAGCAGGCGGCCTGTATCTCCACCATGACCTACAATGAATACTGGCAGGTCATTGACGCTGGCATCAAGCCCGAGGATCTCGTGACCTTCAAGTATGAAGACCAGGGCGTCGCGACGCTCGAGGACGGCCTCTATGCACTGGAAGACAAGCTCAAGGACCCTGCCTTCAAGGAAAAGATGGTCAAGTTCGTGCGTGCCTCGATGAAGGGCTGGAAATATGCCGAGGCCAATCCGGATGAAGCAGCCGGCATCGTACTCGAAAACGATGCGACGGGCGCCCAGACGGAAGAGCACCAGAAGCGCATGATGGGTGAGATCGCCAAACTGACAGCCGGCTCGAACGGCGCGCTCGACGAAGCGGACTTCAAGCGCACCGTCGCTTCCCTGCTCAAGGGCGGCTCCGATCCGGTCATCACCAAGGAACCGGTCGGCGCGTTTACCCACGAGATCACGGACGCTGCCCTGAAATAG